One Pseudomonadota bacterium genomic window carries:
- a CDS encoding DUF2282 domain-containing protein, translating to MELSKNALGWSSLLALGLAGAAATAYAAPKWAQKGETLEKCAGVARAGQNDCGAKGHGCAGKAARDRDPDEWVYVPKGVCAKLAGGRLIATKKIK from the coding sequence ATGGAACTATCGAAGAACGCACTGGGTTGGTCTAGTCTGCTGGCGCTCGGGTTGGCTGGAGCGGCCGCCACCGCGTACGCCGCGCCGAAATGGGCGCAGAAGGGCGAGACACTCGAGAAATGCGCCGGTGTAGCGCGCGCCGGACAGAACGACTGCGGCGCGAAGGGCCACGGCTGCGCTGGCAAGGCCGCCCGAGATCGCGACCCCGACGAGTGGGTGTACGTGCCGAAGGGCGTGTGCGCCAAGCTGGCCGGTGGTCGCTTGATCGCTACCAAGAAGATCAAGTGA
- a CDS encoding class I SAM-dependent methyltransferase: MWVAPAPAVGRPGAEAGDGCRRGVADAPGSDPKTAGAVDRACGQLAARGLHAVCRRLRDAMLNSDSEWECWAQREPYFGVLTHPKFRRELLSCSAIEEFFETGESTIDALGQTIRHHLEPDFSPGRVLDFGCGVGRLVVPLAKRYPQVVGADVSPAMLEEARKNCAERQLGNVTLVRSSDCLSNVDGPFDYINSSIVFQHIPVRRGERIFKGLLDRLRPGGVASLHVTYGKLDRKGRRVLRLRPGRWFQRARHTGYAAVERISGRRFRDPEMQMNFYDMNRLMHILQAAGVTSCYVEHTNHGGFLGAVLFLRKPESGV; encoded by the coding sequence ATGTGGGTCGCCCCGGCACCCGCTGTCGGGCGGCCGGGGGCCGAGGCCGGTGACGGTTGCCGGCGCGGCGTCGCGGACGCGCCCGGTTCCGACCCGAAGACAGCAGGCGCCGTCGATCGAGCATGCGGTCAGCTTGCCGCCCGGGGCCTGCACGCGGTATGCCGTCGCCTTCGGGACGCCATGTTGAACTCCGACTCCGAATGGGAATGCTGGGCGCAACGTGAACCGTATTTCGGTGTGCTTACCCACCCCAAGTTTCGACGCGAGCTGCTTTCCTGCTCGGCCATCGAGGAGTTCTTCGAGACGGGCGAGTCCACGATCGACGCGCTGGGACAGACGATTCGACACCATCTGGAGCCTGATTTCTCGCCCGGCCGAGTCCTCGACTTCGGCTGCGGGGTGGGTCGCCTCGTGGTTCCGCTCGCCAAGCGCTATCCACAGGTGGTCGGTGCCGATGTGTCGCCGGCAATGCTCGAGGAAGCCCGCAAGAACTGCGCCGAGCGACAGCTTGGCAACGTGACCTTGGTGAGATCGAGCGACTGCCTGTCCAACGTCGATGGCCCGTTCGACTACATCAATTCCTCTATCGTGTTTCAACACATTCCCGTGCGGCGAGGCGAGCGAATCTTCAAGGGTCTGCTGGATCGCTTGCGGCCCGGAGGCGTCGCTTCGCTTCACGTGACCTACGGCAAGCTCGACCGTAAGGGCAGGCGGGTGCTGCGTCTAAGGCCCGGGCGCTGGTTTCAGCGGGCGCGCCACACGGGCTACGCCGCCGTCGAGCGAATCTCAGGGCGCCGGTTTCGCGATCCGGAGATGCAGATGAACTTCTACGACATGAACAGGCTGATGCATATCCTGCAGGCAGCAGGCGTGACCAGCTGCTACGTCGAGCACACCAATCATGGTGGCTTCCTGGGCGCGGTCTTGTTTCTTAGGAAGCCCGAAAGCGGGGTGTAG